From a region of the Paenibacillus segetis genome:
- a CDS encoding DUF917 domain-containing protein, translated as MTTYRITELNEQVVKYIAVGAAVLGTGGGGDPHIGKLMAQEAIRKHGPVRVISPEELEDDALVIPLSMIGAPTVMNEKIPSVEQMTKPLDLIEKELGRKVTAIMPIEVGGGNSLVPVIAAAERGIPILDADAMGRAFPESQMVTFHLDGIDCSPITMADERGNAVLMHAIDGVWEERMARAVTIQMGGSASICDYPVSGAQVKESAIPNTLTLAYEIGKTLYESKELKQNPIEAMLKQLNGYALFHGKAVDIRRRTEGGFTRGEAIFEGTDAQKGRTMRLFFQNEFLLATEDGQSLAVTPDLISLLDQDTGMPITTENLKYGARVTAVGFPCDPRWRTVKGLETVGPQYFGYDAPYVPIEKLAAERGGAQ; from the coding sequence ATGACAACCTACAGAATAACAGAGTTAAATGAACAAGTAGTGAAGTACATTGCTGTCGGTGCGGCAGTGCTTGGAACAGGCGGAGGTGGTGACCCGCATATCGGTAAGTTGATGGCGCAGGAAGCCATTCGTAAACATGGTCCTGTTCGCGTAATTAGTCCGGAGGAGCTGGAGGACGACGCTTTGGTTATTCCTCTCTCCATGATCGGTGCACCAACGGTGATGAATGAGAAGATTCCATCGGTTGAGCAAATGACGAAGCCCTTGGATTTAATCGAAAAGGAGCTTGGACGCAAGGTGACCGCTATTATGCCGATTGAGGTTGGTGGTGGTAACTCACTTGTTCCTGTTATTGCGGCGGCGGAACGGGGCATCCCTATCTTAGATGCGGATGCGATGGGACGGGCTTTTCCGGAATCTCAAATGGTAACGTTTCACTTGGACGGCATTGATTGCAGCCCGATTACGATGGCCGATGAACGTGGTAATGCTGTACTTATGCATGCGATCGACGGTGTGTGGGAGGAACGGATGGCGCGCGCAGTTACGATTCAGATGGGTGGATCGGCTTCGATTTGCGATTATCCGGTGTCAGGGGCACAGGTCAAGGAAAGTGCGATTCCTAACACGCTCACGCTTGCGTATGAAATCGGTAAAACCTTATACGAATCGAAGGAGCTGAAGCAAAATCCAATCGAGGCGATGCTGAAACAACTGAATGGATATGCATTGTTCCATGGTAAAGCTGTAGATATTCGCCGCCGTACAGAAGGCGGATTTACACGTGGTGAAGCGATATTCGAAGGTACGGATGCTCAAAAGGGACGCACGATGCGGTTATTCTTCCAGAATGAATTCCTGCTCGCAACTGAAGATGGACAGTCACTTGCTGTGACACCTGACCTGATCTCATTGCTCGACCAAGATACAGGCATGCCGATTACGACGGAAAATTTGAAATACGGTGCCCGTGTTACCGCAGTTGGTTTTCCTTGTGATCCGAGATGGCGTACAGTGAAGGGGCTTGAGACGGTAGGCCCGCAATATTTTGGCTATGATGCACCATATGTTCCGATTGAGAAGTTGGCAGCTGAGAGAGGGGGAGCACAATAA
- a CDS encoding ROK family protein produces MVDTNVNNMEEIYRIGIDVGGTNTDAALLDSKLNTIHTVKVHTTHDVNEGISESIRRLLSESSVNPAQIRYAMLGTTHCTNAIVERKHLGKVGLIRIGAPATTAVPPLADWDDTLKAIVGSHAYIVRGGYEFDGRTIVDLDEAEMIECFTKMKGNVEAVAICGVFSPVNTSQEKRAEELAKQVLGADMPVTLSHEIGSIGLLERENASMLNGALLNVIAGVVKGFEEALQGFGISASVYICQNDGTLMYSEYALRYPILTIACGPTNSIRGAAHLSGLDDALVVDIGGTTTDIGVLSQGFPRQSSAAVEIGGIRTNFRMPDILSIGIGGGTIVRSDVAQDQVTVGPDSVGYELLKRGRIFGGDTLTATDVAVKLGRYEWNDAKMEGLDESICRRADEIITRDIEDAIDRMKTSADAVDVILVGGGSILVADNLEGVARIVRPDHYDAANAIGAALGEVSGETERIYSLDEMTYDQAKEDARNHAIEQAVLAGADRDTVQIVLSEDIPIAYLPGNALLVKVKAAGRL; encoded by the coding sequence ATGGTGGATACGAATGTTAACAACATGGAAGAAATCTATCGCATTGGGATTGATGTCGGCGGAACGAATACGGATGCTGCATTACTCGATTCTAAGTTAAATACGATTCATACTGTAAAAGTACACACAACGCATGATGTAAATGAGGGTATTAGCGAATCGATTCGTCGTCTGCTCTCCGAGAGCAGTGTGAATCCTGCACAGATTCGTTATGCCATGCTTGGGACGACGCATTGTACGAATGCCATTGTAGAGCGTAAACACTTGGGTAAAGTTGGCTTGATTCGTATCGGGGCGCCGGCGACAACCGCGGTTCCACCTTTGGCGGATTGGGACGATACACTGAAGGCCATTGTTGGTTCCCATGCCTATATTGTTCGCGGTGGTTATGAATTTGACGGCCGAACGATTGTTGACCTAGACGAAGCGGAAATGATCGAATGCTTTACGAAGATGAAGGGTAACGTTGAAGCCGTTGCGATCTGCGGCGTATTCTCTCCAGTGAACACATCGCAGGAGAAACGCGCTGAAGAGCTTGCCAAGCAAGTGCTTGGTGCGGATATGCCTGTAACGTTGTCGCATGAGATTGGAAGTATTGGACTGCTGGAGCGTGAGAATGCTTCGATGTTGAATGGTGCGTTACTTAACGTCATCGCAGGTGTAGTAAAAGGTTTCGAAGAAGCGCTTCAAGGCTTTGGAATAAGTGCAAGTGTCTATATCTGTCAGAACGATGGAACGCTGATGTACAGTGAATATGCGCTTCGTTATCCTATTCTGACGATTGCTTGCGGACCAACGAACTCCATTCGTGGTGCAGCGCACTTATCAGGTCTTGATGATGCGCTCGTTGTTGATATTGGCGGTACGACGACAGATATCGGTGTTCTCTCGCAAGGCTTCCCTCGTCAATCATCTGCTGCCGTGGAGATTGGTGGGATTCGGACCAACTTCCGTATGCCAGATATTTTATCGATCGGCATTGGCGGTGGGACGATCGTTCGATCGGATGTAGCGCAGGACCAGGTAACAGTTGGTCCTGACAGCGTAGGGTATGAGCTGTTGAAGCGCGGTCGTATCTTTGGCGGCGATACACTCACGGCAACGGATGTGGCTGTTAAGCTTGGACGATATGAGTGGAATGATGCGAAGATGGAAGGGCTTGATGAATCGATCTGCCGTAGAGCAGATGAGATCATTACGCGGGATATTGAGGATGCAATTGATCGTATGAAGACAAGCGCGGATGCGGTTGACGTCATTTTGGTTGGGGGCGGAAGTATCCTTGTCGCTGATAACCTTGAAGGTGTAGCACGGATCGTCAGACCGGATCACTACGATGCGGCGAATGCGATTGGTGCAGCGTTAGGTGAGGTTAGCGGAGAGACAGAGCGGATCTATTCGTTAGATGAAATGACATACGATCAAGCGAAAGAAGATGCTCGTAACCATGCGATAGAACAAGCCGTTCTTGCTGGTGCAGATCGTGATACTGTACAGATCGTATTATCTGAGGACATTCCAATTGCATATTTGCCGGGTAATGCTTTACTGGTAAAGGTGAAAGCGGCTGGACGATTATAA
- a CDS encoding S-layer homology domain-containing protein, whose product MISSRSALSLRNRLRRFIVLMTVMAVLFSLIPPTAQAVANTELENISLNRQYIEDFDSTQLNFTYNVPNETNYIKIKPVIVNPYATVKVNEQNLYVYYSPGQEYIPPFIGIPATPDIPATPEHPAIPPNPGQPFLPRYLDVEESNDINLVVGANKINIVITAEDGTASNYVLTVIRAGLKNADLSNLTTSVGTLDPVFKADTFDYSMTVANNVNSILVTPTASDSNATVYVDNVVVTRGDAAKPSALVVGNNAIDIKVVAEDGTTTKHYSIHATRLALPADITNLVENHTTTTASFTFTLPTEPDFAAVNVYINGNLVASVTSGAYNVQGLKPSTSYTFVFKAINKADIESVGITSTIITSSVPPVTPPVTPPVTPTVTPSPVVTPSPSGNSTAVTQPTPTTKPTLTPNITPKSFYNGTVDIELINSYLDKSKAITSATFKDIPENTGAAKAIQLAARLGIINGYADGSFHANDTISRAEFVTILVKALGLTPTAHSNFNDTKDHWAADASAALKANGIINGYSDGSFKPNQTISRAEIVAMLSKVINTTSTSNSTKFNDISGSWAEDAINGLSGIGIVKGAADGTFNPNAKATRSEALLMILRMLNVSLGGSLDIES is encoded by the coding sequence ATGATTAGTTCAAGATCAGCTTTATCGCTTAGAAATCGGCTCCGAAGATTTATCGTGTTAATGACAGTAATGGCCGTACTATTCTCTCTTATACCTCCGACTGCCCAAGCAGTAGCTAATACAGAGCTAGAAAACATTTCATTAAATAGACAATATATCGAGGACTTTGATTCTACGCAATTAAATTTTACTTATAACGTTCCGAATGAGACGAACTATATAAAGATTAAACCCGTTATCGTTAATCCATACGCTACTGTGAAGGTAAACGAGCAGAATCTATATGTGTACTATAGCCCGGGCCAAGAATATATTCCACCATTTATAGGGATACCAGCAACACCAGATATACCAGCAACTCCAGAACATCCAGCAATTCCGCCAAACCCAGGACAACCATTTTTGCCAAGATATCTTGATGTGGAGGAATCCAACGACATAAACCTAGTAGTTGGAGCAAACAAGATTAACATCGTTATAACTGCTGAGGATGGTACAGCAAGTAATTACGTTTTAACCGTGATTAGAGCAGGTTTGAAGAATGCAGATTTAAGTAACTTAACTACTTCTGTGGGCACTCTTGATCCAGTGTTCAAAGCGGATACTTTCGATTATTCTATGACTGTTGCTAACAATGTTAATAGTATTCTTGTTACTCCCACTGCGAGTGATAGTAATGCAACGGTCTATGTAGACAACGTTGTTGTAACTAGGGGTGATGCAGCTAAACCATCTGCTCTTGTAGTTGGTAACAATGCCATCGATATTAAGGTAGTCGCTGAGGATGGAACAACAACTAAACATTACTCCATTCATGCTACACGTCTGGCATTACCTGCAGACATAACGAATTTGGTAGAGAATCATACAACAACAACTGCTAGTTTTACGTTTACATTACCGACTGAACCCGACTTCGCAGCAGTTAACGTATACATAAATGGAAATTTGGTCGCTTCTGTAACTTCAGGAGCATATAACGTACAAGGACTTAAGCCCAGTACGTCATACACCTTCGTATTCAAGGCAATCAATAAAGCTGATATTGAAAGTGTTGGCATAACAAGCACAATCATAACCTCAAGTGTACCACCAGTGACACCACCGGTAACGCCGCCAGTAACACCAACAGTGACACCATCACCAGTGGTTACTCCTTCTCCGAGCGGTAATTCGACTGCAGTTACACAGCCTACCCCAACGACAAAGCCGACACTGACACCCAATATTACTCCTAAGTCGTTCTACAACGGGACAGTAGACATCGAATTAATCAATTCTTACTTAGACAAGTCAAAAGCTATAACTTCTGCAACCTTCAAGGATATACCTGAGAATACTGGAGCAGCTAAAGCAATTCAGTTGGCGGCTAGACTTGGGATCATTAACGGGTATGCAGACGGTTCATTTCATGCGAACGATACGATATCTAGAGCAGAATTTGTAACTATATTAGTAAAAGCACTGGGTCTAACGCCCACAGCTCATTCAAACTTTAACGATACCAAAGATCACTGGGCGGCCGATGCAAGTGCTGCATTGAAAGCCAATGGTATCATTAACGGTTACTCAGATGGCTCATTTAAACCTAATCAAACCATTTCAAGAGCAGAGATCGTGGCTATGCTGTCAAAAGTAATCAACACAACATCTACGTCTAATTCGACGAAGTTCAATGATATTTCCGGCAGTTGGGCAGAAGATGCGATTAATGGATTATCGGGTATCGGTATCGTTAAGGGCGCGGCGGATGGTACGTTTAACCCGAATGCAAAGGCAACAAGATCAGAAGCATTACTTATGATCTTACGTATGCTAAACGTGAGTCTTGGAGGTTCATTAGACATCGAGTCATAG